In Nitrospira sp., one genomic interval encodes:
- a CDS encoding IS3 family transposase (programmed frameshift) — MKRTRRNHGATFKAQVALAAVKGDKTVAELAEQFRVHPTQITEWKQQLLARAADVFGGSKPPSEAPDLKTLHAKIGQLTLENDFLGRRAHQGGLAERKAMSDRTHPLPIGRQCQVLQLARSTAYYQSKPVSAATLALMRRIDELHLQYPFAGARMLRDLLRQEGHAIGRRQVATLMRRMGIAAIYRKPRTSQRHPAHRIYPYLLRQLTITRPNHVWASDITYIPMRRGFVYLCAILDWASRRVLAWRLSNTLTTDFCVEAVREAVTRYGTPEIFNTDQGCQFTSQEFTGFLKDQGIQISMDGTGRWRDNVFVERLWRSLKYEEVYLHAYETVRDAQDGMVRYLTFYNQLRPHRALDGRTPDRVYWESVPARPTAA, encoded by the exons ATGAAGAGGACGAGACGGAACCACGGAGCGACCTTTAAGGCCCAGGTGGCCTTGGCCGCAGTCAAAGGTGACAAGACGGTGGCCGAGTTGGCCGAGCAGTTCAGGGTCCATCCCACCCAGATCACCGAATGGAAGCAACAGCTGCTGGCTCGGGCGGCGGATGTGTTTGGCGGCTCAAAACCGCCGTCGGAGGCGCCGGATCTCAAGACCCTGCATGCCAAGATCGGGCAACTGACCCTCGAGAATGATTTTTTAG GAAGGCGCGCTCACCAAGGCGGGCTTGCTGAGCGCAAAGCGATGAGTGATCGCACCCATCCATTACCGATCGGGCGACAATGCCAGGTGCTGCAGCTGGCCCGGTCGACCGCGTACTACCAATCGAAGCCTGTCTCCGCCGCGACGCTGGCACTCATGCGCCGGATCGACGAGCTCCATCTGCAGTATCCGTTTGCTGGCGCTCGCATGCTGCGGGATTTGTTACGGCAGGAGGGCCATGCCATTGGGAGACGACAGGTCGCGACGCTGATGCGACGGATGGGCATCGCGGCGATCTATCGGAAGCCGAGGACCAGCCAGCGGCATCCTGCCCATCGGATTTATCCCTATCTGCTGCGTCAGCTGACGATCACGCGGCCGAATCATGTGTGGGCGTCTGATATCACGTACATTCCGATGCGGCGTGGCTTCGTGTATTTATGCGCGATTCTCGATTGGGCCAGTCGCCGGGTGTTGGCGTGGCGGCTGTCCAACACGTTGACCACAGACTTCTGCGTGGAGGCGGTACGGGAGGCAGTCACCCGGTATGGCACACCCGAGATCTTCAACACGGATCAAGGCTGCCAGTTCACCAGCCAGGAATTCACCGGGTTTCTCAAAGACCAGGGTATCCAGATCAGTATGGATGGGACGGGACGGTGGCGGGACAATGTGTTTGTCGAACGGCTGTGGCGGAGCCTCAAATACGAAGAGGTCTATCTGCACGCGTACGAGACCGTCCGAGACGCCCAGGACGGGATGGTACGGTATCTGACCTTCTATAATCAGCTCAGGCCGCATCGCGCGCTTGACGGACGCACGCCCGATCGCGTGTACTGGGAGAGCGTGCCTGCACGGCCTACGGCCGCGTAG
- the zwf gene encoding glucose-6-phosphate dehydrogenase, producing the protein MEIKPLPESAPPVEGCTLIIFGGSGDLARRRLIPALYNLLLDGLLPKQYAVIGLGRKTMTDDEFRDLAREGVVKHSRQALAPETWQEFERHLFYIPGENEDAQTYRALRSRAEQIERTLQLPGNRIFYLSIPPSSFASVCEGLAQAGLAQRSATNATPYARIIVEKPVGRDLASAQEINEVTGKVFDESQIFRIDHYLGKETVQNLMVVRFANSIFEPIWNHKYIDHVQITVSEAEGVGTRASYYEEAGALRDMIQNHLLQLLCLVAMEPPYSLDPNVVRNAKMEVLRCLRPIVGKDVEQVTVRAQYAEGTAHGQAVPGYRREKGVTPNSTTETYVAVKAYVENWRWSGVPFYLRTGKALPKRASEVAVQFRDIPQILFNANPTEPQPANVLTLRIQPDEGLSLRIVSRVPGTRAQTHPVEMDFQYSDVFGRPSPEAYERLLLDVMAGDASRFMRRDAVEASWAWVTKILEGWAQQKARWLPEYPAGTWGPVEAERLIQNDGRSWRIL; encoded by the coding sequence ATCGAGATCAAGCCGTTGCCCGAGTCCGCTCCGCCCGTTGAAGGCTGCACGCTCATCATTTTCGGTGGATCGGGAGACTTGGCGCGGCGCCGCCTCATCCCCGCCCTGTACAATCTCCTGCTCGACGGGCTCCTGCCGAAGCAGTATGCGGTCATCGGGCTGGGCCGGAAGACGATGACGGACGACGAGTTCCGCGACCTGGCGCGCGAAGGTGTGGTGAAACATTCTCGGCAAGCCTTGGCCCCGGAAACATGGCAGGAGTTCGAGCGGCACCTGTTCTACATTCCCGGCGAAAACGAGGACGCTCAAACCTACCGCGCGCTCCGTTCTAGAGCCGAGCAAATCGAACGCACCCTGCAGTTGCCCGGTAACCGGATCTTTTACCTGAGCATCCCGCCCAGTTCCTTCGCATCGGTCTGTGAAGGGTTGGCGCAGGCCGGCTTGGCGCAGCGGTCGGCGACGAACGCCACCCCCTATGCCCGCATCATCGTCGAGAAGCCGGTCGGCCGCGATTTGGCCTCCGCGCAGGAGATCAACGAGGTGACCGGGAAGGTCTTCGACGAATCGCAAATTTTCCGGATCGACCACTACCTGGGAAAGGAGACCGTCCAAAACCTCATGGTGGTTCGGTTCGCCAACAGCATCTTCGAACCGATCTGGAACCATAAGTACATCGACCATGTACAAATCACCGTCAGCGAGGCGGAAGGTGTCGGCACTAGAGCGAGCTACTACGAAGAAGCGGGCGCCCTCAGGGACATGATTCAGAACCATTTGCTGCAGTTGCTCTGCCTCGTTGCGATGGAACCGCCCTACTCTCTGGACCCGAATGTGGTCCGCAATGCCAAGATGGAGGTGTTGCGATGCTTGCGACCCATCGTCGGCAAGGATGTCGAACAGGTGACGGTGCGCGCGCAATATGCGGAGGGAACCGCGCATGGCCAGGCGGTTCCCGGCTATCGGCGCGAGAAGGGCGTCACCCCGAACAGCACCACCGAAACCTACGTGGCGGTCAAGGCCTATGTGGAGAATTGGCGCTGGTCCGGCGTTCCCTTTTACCTCCGCACCGGGAAGGCCCTACCTAAGCGGGCCAGTGAAGTCGCGGTCCAGTTCAGAGACATTCCGCAGATTTTATTCAATGCTAATCCGACGGAACCGCAACCGGCCAACGTGTTGACTCTGCGGATTCAGCCCGATGAAGGCCTGTCGCTCCGGATCGTGTCGCGCGTGCCTGGCACACGCGCGCAGACCCATCCGGTCGAAATGGACTTTCAGTACAGCGATGTCTTCGGTCGGCCCTCGCCGGAAGCGTACGAGCGCTTGTTGCTCGACGTGATGGCGGGAGACGCCTCGCGGTTCATGCGGCGCGACGCCGTCGAGGCCTCCTGGGCCTGGGTGACGAAGATTTTGGAAGGATGGGCCCAGCAGAAGGCCCGTTGGCTGCCAGAGTACCCGGCCGGAACATGGGGGCCCGTCGAAGCCGAGCGCCTGATCCAGAACGACGGCCGCAGCTGGCGCATTCTCTAA
- the gnd gene encoding decarboxylating 6-phosphogluconate dehydrogenase, with amino-acid sequence MELGFVGLGKMGMNMVTRLQQGRHRVVVYDRAADLVTQAEKVGCIGATSLRDLVSKLTPPRAIWIMVPSGAPTEETVQATGELLQAGDTIIDGGNTRFHDDPRRAAALTPKGVHYVDVGTSGGIWGLTVGYCLMIGGEEAPVRRLTPIFETLAPEQGWAHMGSHGAGHYVKMVHNGIEYSMMQGYAEGFELMARSDYRLDLSKIADVWMHGSVVRSWLLELAAGALKQDPKLDNLKGYVQDSGEGRWMIQEAIDRDVPVPTLTSALFTRFRSRQEESFAEKMLAALRNAFGGHSVKR; translated from the coding sequence ATGGAACTCGGATTTGTCGGGCTCGGCAAGATGGGCATGAACATGGTGACGCGTTTACAGCAGGGACGGCATCGTGTGGTGGTCTATGACCGCGCGGCCGACCTGGTCACGCAGGCAGAGAAAGTCGGTTGCATCGGCGCCACCTCGCTCCGCGACCTCGTCTCCAAACTAACTCCACCCCGCGCCATCTGGATCATGGTTCCATCCGGAGCCCCGACCGAGGAAACCGTTCAGGCCACCGGCGAGTTGCTGCAAGCGGGCGATACCATCATCGACGGCGGCAACACCAGGTTTCACGACGACCCTAGACGCGCGGCCGCGTTAACGCCGAAGGGCGTCCACTATGTCGACGTCGGCACCAGCGGAGGCATTTGGGGCCTGACGGTCGGCTACTGCCTCATGATCGGAGGAGAGGAAGCACCGGTTCGACGCCTGACACCGATCTTCGAGACCCTCGCGCCCGAACAGGGTTGGGCGCACATGGGATCACACGGCGCGGGCCATTACGTCAAAATGGTCCACAACGGCATCGAGTACAGCATGATGCAGGGCTATGCGGAAGGCTTCGAATTGATGGCCAGAAGCGACTACCGCTTGGACTTGAGCAAGATCGCCGACGTGTGGATGCACGGCAGCGTCGTGCGCTCCTGGTTGTTGGAGCTGGCGGCCGGCGCCTTGAAACAGGATCCGAAACTCGACAACCTGAAAGGTTATGTCCAGGACTCTGGGGAAGGGCGCTGGATGATTCAGGAAGCGATCGACCGCGACGTACCGGTGCCGACGCTGACTAGTGCCCTGTTCACCCGATTTCGTTCCCGTCAGGAAGAGTCGTTCGCGGAAAAAATGCTGGCGGCCCTGCGCAATGCCTTCGGCGGCCACAGCGTGAAGCGTTGA
- a CDS encoding thioredoxin — MIRDVTDRSFSREVEQVAGPVLIEFWQPACGHCRALLSQLEQLQDEVGEAVTILKMNVQENFQIPAELEISSLPALALFERGEFVRFIGGLGRTDEIKKQLPFV; from the coding sequence ATGATCCGCGACGTGACCGACCGCAGTTTCTCTCGCGAGGTCGAGCAGGTTGCCGGGCCGGTCTTGATCGAATTCTGGCAACCCGCATGCGGCCACTGCCGTGCCCTGCTGTCGCAACTTGAGCAGTTGCAGGATGAGGTGGGGGAGGCCGTGACGATCTTGAAAATGAACGTCCAGGAGAATTTTCAGATCCCCGCGGAGCTGGAGATCAGCTCCCTCCCGGCTTTGGCGCTCTTCGAGCGAGGGGAGTTCGTGCGGTTTATCGGCGGGTTGGGCCGCACAGACGAAATCAAGAAACAATTGCCGTTCGTTTAG
- a CDS encoding glutamate-5-semialdehyde dehydrogenase, giving the protein MVEVPVKLYLDKILKTAREATRPTALLSGPVRDKLLRGMATALAEAEESILAANEKDVEAIGKTMTGYDNRERVREAVARVRMTADDVKTLVDRLHRIADLPDPLGEVRGRHEEPNGLQVGRVRVPIGVIGVISEMPPLATIESVALCLKSGNVCLFRGSPDWTQTQQVIGACLNRAAAEAGLPAGALTIIDRPEKDVALELIRSGKALDGIIPRGGPGLRKVVQEQARMPILSNDGGITHVYIDDDVDIPQAQNIVVNAKVQQPSAANALDTLLVHQGIARPLLSALILRLLDEFKIDVHGCPKTVALMGQMLMTGHKAVKPAQPDDWNKQFQGPTMAVKMVPSLDEALTHIAQHGPSHTAVIVTKAYESAMRFAREVDAGTVLVNVSTRLNAGDSLGFGADIGLSAARHHARGPIGLEQLTCEKYVVFGSGQLRQPHPVPLAYEDAIMLKRP; this is encoded by the coding sequence ATGGTTGAAGTTCCGGTTAAGCTCTACCTCGATAAAATTTTGAAAACGGCTCGTGAAGCGACCCGTCCTACAGCCCTCTTGTCCGGCCCGGTTCGAGACAAGCTTCTGAGGGGCATGGCGACGGCGCTGGCCGAGGCGGAAGAATCCATCCTGGCTGCGAATGAAAAGGATGTGGAAGCGATCGGGAAAACGATGACCGGCTACGACAACCGTGAACGCGTGCGTGAGGCGGTGGCACGGGTGCGGATGACGGCGGACGACGTGAAGACGCTGGTGGACCGTTTACATCGCATCGCGGACCTGCCGGATCCCTTGGGGGAAGTCCGGGGGCGGCATGAAGAACCGAACGGTCTGCAGGTCGGTCGCGTGCGCGTGCCGATCGGGGTGATCGGCGTGATTTCGGAAATGCCGCCGCTGGCAACGATCGAAAGCGTGGCGCTCTGCCTCAAGTCGGGCAACGTCTGCCTGTTTCGTGGGTCACCCGACTGGACTCAGACGCAGCAGGTGATCGGAGCCTGCCTGAATCGAGCGGCTGCCGAGGCGGGGCTTCCGGCCGGAGCCCTGACGATCATCGATCGGCCTGAAAAGGACGTGGCGCTGGAATTGATCCGGTCGGGCAAGGCGTTGGATGGGATTATTCCGCGCGGCGGCCCGGGGCTGCGCAAGGTCGTGCAGGAGCAGGCCCGCATGCCGATCCTGTCCAATGACGGCGGCATTACCCACGTCTACATCGACGATGACGTCGACATCCCGCAGGCGCAAAATATCGTGGTGAACGCCAAGGTGCAACAACCGTCCGCCGCAAACGCGTTGGACACGTTGCTGGTGCATCAGGGGATTGCAAGGCCGCTGCTCTCGGCGTTGATCCTCAGGCTGCTCGACGAGTTCAAGATCGACGTGCATGGCTGCCCGAAGACGGTGGCGCTGATGGGTCAGATGCTCATGACCGGCCACAAGGCGGTCAAACCGGCGCAACCGGACGATTGGAACAAACAGTTCCAGGGCCCGACCATGGCCGTGAAGATGGTCCCCAGTCTCGACGAGGCCTTGACCCATATCGCCCAGCATGGGCCGAGCCACACGGCCGTCATCGTGACGAAGGCCTATGAGTCGGCGATGCGGTTCGCGCGTGAAGTCGATGCGGGCACCGTATTGGTCAATGTCTCGACCAGGTTGAACGCGGGCGACAGTTTGGGCTTCGGTGCCGACATCGGCTTGAGTGCGGCGCGGCACCATGCGAGGGGTCCCATCGGCCTTGAGCAGCTCACCTGCGAAAAGTACGTCGTCTTCGGCAGCGGTCAGTTGCGGCAGCCGCATCCCGTCCCGTTGGCCTATGAAGATGCGATCATGTTGAAGCGGCCGTAG
- a CDS encoding FRG domain-containing protein: protein MLSKEAEPSHPSRREYFKWLESGEYPPFNFEAYQYFVYLRHHGFPSPLLDWTASPYVAAFFAMNDPGNKARKLRSMSFWNLQAKGKALREASLQSTDWGPTLGVIDVISFNKANIQYAQLNVRRS, encoded by the coding sequence ATTCTGTCCAAAGAAGCGGAGCCATCTCATCCCTCCCGTAGAGAATATTTTAAGTGGTTAGAGTCCGGGGAATATCCGCCTTTTAATTTCGAGGCGTACCAATATTTTGTTTACCTACGCCATCACGGTTTTCCTTCGCCGCTCCTCGACTGGACAGCATCCCCGTACGTAGCTGCATTTTTTGCCATGAATGACCCTGGAAACAAAGCTAGGAAGTTGCGATCTATGTCTTTCTGGAATTTACAGGCAAAGGGAAAAGCTCTAAGGGAAGCGAGCCTGCAATCCACGGATTGGGGCCCAACGTTAGGAGTCATCGACGTCATTTCCTTCAACAAAGCCAATATACAATATGCACAGTTAAACGTGAGAAGGAGCTGA
- a CDS encoding aminotransferase class I/II-fold pyridoxal phosphate-dependent enzyme, which produces MSIPSPAPIDLRSDTVTRPTAAMREAMAAAAVGDDVYGEDPTVNRLQERGAALIGKRAALFVPSGTLGNQLCLRALAEPGREVIVDAQSHIVRYEQGAAGALAGLQLHWVQGARGLMTADQVEAAIRPKDPYTIQSALICLENTHNAGGGTVYPLATIQAIRAVAKHHGLPMHLDGARLFNAVVASGTSATEYARPFDTVTFCLSKGLGAPAGSLIATDDASLLERLRRFRRMYGGAMRQSGILAAAGLHALDHHIDRLSEDHANAKRLAVLLRKIPTVSLDLDAVVTNILFFEVRHPRLTVHEFVGLLRQEGVLLNAVGSRTCRAVTHLDVSADAIDRAADIVARVLR; this is translated from the coding sequence ATGTCTATACCGTCACCTGCCCCGATCGACCTGCGAAGCGACACGGTCACGAGACCTACCGCCGCCATGCGCGAGGCCATGGCTGCCGCCGCGGTCGGCGATGATGTGTATGGCGAAGATCCCACCGTCAACCGCCTCCAAGAGCGAGGCGCCGCACTGATCGGCAAACGGGCGGCCCTGTTCGTACCGTCAGGCACACTCGGAAATCAGCTCTGTCTGCGCGCGCTCGCCGAGCCGGGACGTGAAGTCATCGTCGACGCTCAGTCCCACATCGTCCGCTACGAGCAAGGCGCCGCCGGCGCATTGGCGGGCCTGCAACTCCATTGGGTGCAGGGCGCCAGGGGGTTGATGACGGCCGATCAGGTGGAGGCCGCCATCCGCCCGAAAGATCCCTACACGATTCAGAGCGCCCTCATCTGTCTTGAAAACACCCACAATGCCGGAGGCGGCACGGTCTATCCTCTCGCGACGATTCAGGCAATCCGCGCCGTCGCGAAGCACCACGGACTGCCCATGCATTTGGATGGAGCGCGCCTCTTCAATGCCGTCGTGGCTTCCGGCACGTCGGCTACGGAGTATGCACGACCATTCGATACCGTGACGTTCTGCCTATCGAAGGGCTTGGGCGCACCGGCGGGATCCTTGATCGCGACGGATGACGCATCGCTGTTGGAACGACTCCGGCGCTTCCGGCGCATGTACGGAGGCGCGATGCGCCAATCCGGTATCCTGGCGGCTGCAGGCCTCCATGCGCTGGACCACCACATCGATCGGCTCTCAGAGGACCATGCGAATGCCAAGCGGCTGGCTGTTCTCCTCCGGAAAATTCCCACGGTTTCGCTGGATCTGGATGCGGTCGTGACGAACATCCTCTTCTTCGAGGTACGGCACCCGCGCCTGACAGTGCACGAGTTCGTAGGCCTGCTCCGACAGGAAGGGGTGCTGCTGAACGCGGTCGGCAGCCGAACCTGTCGAGCCGTGACCCATCTCGACGTATCTGCCGACGCCATCGACCGCGCTGCGGACATCGTCGCACGAGTGTTGCGCTGA
- a CDS encoding MFS transporter, with product MERLRRSFARFVHVEPQEVRPLAWSFTYFFCLLCGYYILRPVRDEMAIQGGVSNLPWMMTATFLTLLAVTPLFGWVSARCSRHRLLLTVYSFFILNLVLLYFLMAARFHMEWVARGFFVWLSVFNLFVVSVFWSFMADLFTPEQGARLFGVIAAGGSTGALFGPVLTTGLTYLFPVAVLMLASAGFLLCCMGCIHRLDQWSHRRAQAHHEPVGAPLGGGLFAGIRLVFGSPYLLGICAYLTFLTVTATFLYFEQMRVVSELFDSSEARTRLFAAVDLSTNILTWLTQVLVTNRLVVRYGLVAALVFLPGVSLLGFLGLALWPTLMLYLSFSVLRRVGEYALSKPAREVLFTVVSREEKYKAKNFIDTAVSRGGDASTGWLVSGLKALDVTTAHMAWTLVPLMLLWAWLGRWLARQEDRRRCA from the coding sequence ATGGAGAGATTGCGCCGTTCATTCGCCCGTTTCGTCCACGTGGAGCCGCAGGAAGTCCGGCCCTTGGCGTGGTCGTTCACCTATTTCTTCTGCCTCCTCTGCGGCTACTACATTCTGCGCCCCGTGCGGGATGAGATGGCGATCCAGGGCGGTGTGAGCAATCTCCCCTGGATGATGACCGCCACGTTCCTGACCCTCCTGGCCGTGACGCCGCTGTTCGGGTGGGTGTCCGCCCGTTGTTCACGGCACCGGTTGCTGCTCACGGTCTACAGCTTCTTCATCCTGAACCTCGTCCTCTTGTATTTTCTGATGGCCGCTCGGTTCCACATGGAGTGGGTGGCTCGCGGTTTCTTCGTGTGGCTCTCCGTGTTCAACCTGTTCGTCGTGTCTGTCTTCTGGAGTTTCATGGCCGATCTCTTTACGCCTGAACAAGGCGCTCGACTGTTCGGGGTGATTGCAGCGGGCGGGAGCACGGGGGCCCTGTTCGGTCCGGTTCTCACGACAGGGTTGACCTATCTGTTCCCCGTGGCGGTGCTGATGCTGGCGTCGGCAGGTTTCCTCCTCTGCTGCATGGGATGTATCCATCGGTTGGACCAATGGAGCCATCGCCGTGCGCAAGCCCACCACGAACCGGTGGGGGCGCCGTTGGGCGGAGGGCTGTTCGCCGGGATCCGCCTCGTGTTCGGTTCCCCCTATCTCTTGGGCATCTGTGCCTACCTGACCTTTCTGACAGTGACCGCCACGTTCCTATATTTCGAACAGATGCGTGTCGTGTCGGAACTGTTCGATTCGTCGGAAGCCAGGACACGGCTGTTTGCCGCTGTGGATTTGTCGACGAACATCCTGACCTGGCTCACGCAAGTCCTCGTCACCAACCGTCTGGTCGTCCGTTATGGCTTGGTGGCGGCGCTGGTGTTCTTGCCGGGCGTGAGCCTGCTGGGGTTTCTCGGCCTCGCCCTGTGGCCCACCCTCATGCTCTACCTGAGCTTTTCCGTGCTGCGACGGGTGGGGGAGTATGCGTTATCCAAACCGGCTCGCGAAGTGCTGTTTACCGTCGTGAGCCGGGAAGAAAAATACAAGGCGAAAAATTTCATCGACACGGCGGTGTCGCGCGGCGGTGACGCCTCCACCGGATGGCTGGTCTCCGGCCTCAAGGCGCTGGACGTCACGACCGCCCACATGGCCTGGACGCTGGTGCCTCTGATGCTCCTCTGGGCCTGGCTCGGCCGCTGGTTGGCGCGGCAAGAGGACCGGCGTCGCTGTGCTTGA
- a CDS encoding IS30 family transposase — protein MHTRAYTHLSAEERETLSLGLTHGHSLRTMARILGRAPSTVSREVARNTTRGCPYRACTAQRHAGIRAHHPRRLRKLLDPWLWQYVQRHLAAGCSPEQIAGRLRRMYPDDMRKRLSAETIYAGLYVLPRGALRTELLAALRQARKTRRPRARGADRRGQIPNMTPIAARPAEVATRTVPGHWEGDLLKGARNRSAVGTLVERTTRLVLLAKMEGTDAERAYRGFSKKLRHVPAALRSTLTYDRGKEMAAHERLAKRLTIRIFFADPHCPWQRGTNENTNGLLRQYLPKGTDLSRYTQRELNAIAYRLNTRPRKCLHFATPLEVYAQLRHHSPVALGT, from the coding sequence ATGCACACGAGAGCGTACACACACCTGAGTGCTGAAGAGCGTGAGACGTTGAGTCTGGGGCTGACCCATGGCCATTCGCTCCGAACAATGGCGCGGATCTTGGGACGAGCCCCGAGCACCGTGAGCCGCGAGGTAGCCCGGAACACCACACGCGGCTGTCCCTATCGGGCCTGTACAGCGCAGCGCCACGCAGGCATCCGAGCGCATCACCCACGGCGGCTTCGAAAACTCCTCGACCCGTGGTTGTGGCAGTACGTCCAGCGGCATCTGGCGGCAGGGTGCTCGCCCGAGCAGATTGCTGGACGCCTCCGCCGCATGTATCCTGACGACATGAGGAAGCGGCTGTCTGCCGAAACCATCTATGCGGGCCTGTACGTGCTGCCACGTGGCGCCTTGCGGACCGAATTGTTGGCGGCCCTGCGTCAGGCACGCAAGACGCGTCGGCCGCGCGCACGGGGGGCCGACCGCCGCGGCCAGATTCCCAACATGACCCCGATTGCCGCACGCCCTGCTGAAGTGGCGACCCGGACGGTGCCCGGACACTGGGAAGGCGACTTGCTCAAAGGTGCTCGCAATAGATCGGCCGTTGGCACCCTGGTTGAGCGGACTACTCGCCTGGTCTTGTTGGCGAAAATGGAGGGCACCGATGCCGAGAGGGCCTATCGCGGGTTCTCCAAGAAGCTTCGGCACGTGCCAGCCGCGCTGCGCTCCACCCTGACCTATGATCGGGGCAAAGAGATGGCCGCTCACGAACGGTTGGCGAAGCGTCTGACGATCCGTATCTTTTTTGCCGATCCCCATTGCCCCTGGCAACGGGGAACCAACGAGAATACGAACGGACTCCTGCGTCAGTATTTGCCGAAGGGCACCGATCTGTCGCGCTATACCCAACGGGAATTGAACGCCATCGCCTATCGGCTGAACACCCGCCCACGGAAATGTCTCCACTTTGCCACGCCCCTGGAGGTCTATGCGCAGCTGCGCCATCATTCACCCGTTGCACTTGGAACTTGA
- a CDS encoding nucleotidyltransferase domain-containing protein, which produces MEPEQTTIPPQPSPGAPSAEELRAELLDLPERPQAPPAPHPPSYEDALAIALRYVRAKRGGDLVGIILVGSGARRAVTPHSDIDLIVLVKGSMEGQELIRIADRLVDIRYGEHQAVIEDLEHSPRLAPLLRKGRILYDHDDIAANLIEQAAQRFRQGPPPAGLHERIRLKTECLHWLGKVEDLRDKPTTAQYLLQLFFEDCLVAFFRIRGFWLTAPVDTLRFVSSRDAAFGELAGLFLSAPTLHDRLQYGRRLADTLFHDIPLPPRVD; this is translated from the coding sequence ATGGAACCAGAACAGACCACCATCCCGCCTCAGCCCTCGCCGGGCGCACCCTCCGCGGAGGAATTGCGCGCCGAACTCCTCGACCTGCCTGAACGACCGCAGGCCCCCCCGGCTCCCCACCCACCCAGTTACGAAGATGCATTGGCGATCGCGCTCCGCTATGTCCGCGCCAAACGCGGCGGGGACCTCGTCGGAATCATCCTCGTCGGGTCCGGCGCGAGACGGGCCGTGACGCCCCATAGCGACATCGACCTCATCGTGCTGGTGAAGGGGTCGATGGAGGGGCAGGAACTGATCCGCATTGCCGACCGGCTCGTCGACATCCGCTACGGCGAACACCAGGCCGTCATCGAGGACCTCGAACATTCCCCACGCTTGGCGCCGCTCCTGCGCAAGGGGCGAATCCTCTACGACCATGACGACATCGCAGCGAACTTGATCGAACAGGCCGCGCAGCGGTTTCGACAAGGCCCTCCCCCAGCCGGCCTCCATGAGCGGATTCGGCTCAAGACCGAATGCCTCCACTGGCTGGGCAAGGTCGAAGACTTGCGCGACAAACCGACCACGGCCCAGTACCTGTTGCAACTGTTCTTTGAGGATTGCCTGGTCGCATTCTTTCGCATCCGCGGATTCTGGCTGACAGCGCCGGTCGACACCCTGCGCTTCGTCTCGTCGCGTGATGCGGCATTCGGCGAACTGGCCGGTCTGTTCCTCAGCGCGCCGACCCTCCACGACCGTCTCCAATACGGCCGGCGGCTGGCGGACACCTTGTTTCACGATATTCCTTTGCCGCCGCGAGTGGACTGA